Within the Epinephelus lanceolatus isolate andai-2023 chromosome 9, ASM4190304v1, whole genome shotgun sequence genome, the region CGATGTAATGGTCCAGCCCGGCGCCCCCCTGCGCCTGAGCTTGCAGTGGCGCGGCCTCAGTCTCAACCTCCACAGTCTCTCTGACAGCTTGAGTTGGCTGGGAGGGGCCGCACGCTATGTTCCTGGTTTTTAATCCAACCAAGAAGTTCTCGTGGATGCTTACTGGTCCCACCCCGCATTCTTTGGTTTTAGCAGAGCTTGATTTGCAAAGGAATGACTCCACGTCTGTGGTGGTTCCAACAGCAATGGAGCGCATCTTTGCTGTTGAGTGAACATCTTTGATAAGTCCTTCCCCGGCAGCGACCGTCCTCAATTCAATCACAGCTGTGTTGGTGTGCTTGTCACACGTAATCAACCCCATATCAGTGAAAGAGTCAGTCAGGACAGCTGTTCTTGTGTTAGTGGATTTGCTCGCAACTTCAGTCTCAGTATTGGTCTGCTGAGTTGCTAACTCAGGAGCAGCCATGACACCGGAGTCCACTTTGCTGACATAATCTGGGTTAGTTCCTTGCGTCACCAGCGTCTTGATGGGACTAACGATCACATCCACTGAACAATCTCCGCAGCCGACTGATCTCGACTCTTTGCTCAGCTCCGTCATGGGTTTGCAAAGAGCCAAGCTGTCTACTGATTCCTCTGTGTTAACTCCCACCTCGCAAACATTCAGCTCCACGCCGACCTGCTGGTGGCGTGTCTCCACCCGTCTCCCTACACACTGGTCTTTTACCTCCACACGCTCATGCACCACCCATCTGTCCATCGGGATCTCTGGGCCTGTGCCAACACTCTGCACACTGGGATGACAGGACACTCCGACAGTTTGTTGAGTTTTAGCTGAGTTAGCATGGCTGATTTCCAGATGGTCACCCACTCCCTGGCTGCGCATCTGGACTTTGGCCTCCACACAAGCGTTGTACATCTCCGGCCTCGCCATCAAACCTTTGTCCGCTTTCTTCTTGTTTGAGCCACCAGCCGCTTGGAGCTCCAGTTTAAGCTTTCCCATCTCTATCTGGTGAGTACTTTCTTTCAGCTGCACCTCCAGGCGGTAGATCTTCTCCTTTAATGATTCGATGGTCTGCTGCTGGAGCTCGATCTCTTTCTCAGCTTCAGTGGTCATGCCCAGCATTGCCTCAGTCACACCAACCGCGGTGCTGTGCATTTCCTGCCGCTCCGTCGATACTCCAACATCCCGGAGACAATGTCCACTCGTCCTCCCAGTGACAGGAAGGTTGTTCATGTTTTCATCAGTAACGATGCCAATGGACTTTTGTTGAGTCTGGTTTTGTGTGAGCTCATGAGGCTGAGTTTCTGTCACATTATTGTCATGGGAAGTTTTCTCCAGAGCTTGGACCTCAGCAGCCAAACGTCTGAACTCCTCAAGCCGCTGAGCGCTCTGTTCCTGGGCTTCAGGCTCCATGATGTGCAGCTCTGTTTCCTTCTGGATGGGGCCCGGATTCTCCATTTGGTCAGCGCTGCCTACACTGTAGGAGCGCTTGCGGAAGCCACCAGGACCTTGATTTTTGGACTGAGCAGCTAATTGTCTCTTCTCTTCCTGGAGAACAGCAATCTTAACCTGTAAGATAGGAATGGTTTTCACCTGCTCCTCGAGCTCCTTCAGCTTCTTTAGTGCCACGACCATCTGCTCTCGGATTTGCTGAAGGTGTAATGGGCTGACGTTTGTCACAGGCGTGGTCATGCCGGAGCTCATGGGGCTGTGGCGGATGGAGCTGCCCATGGATGGCGGGTAGTAAGGGTTGTACTCTCCATTTGGGAGGTGACCATTGATGGGGAGAGCATGATGGGCGCTGGGGGAGATCTGGCTCGGGGCCATGGAGCCTGAGTAAGAGGACAGCGAGCTACTGGAGCCCATGCCGCCAAAGCTGGCAAGACGGCGGCGTGGCATCGGAGGCTCGCTGTGTGGCTGCATGAGCAGACGCTCCTGCTCGAGACGAAGACGTGTTTCCATGAGGGTCTTCTCCACCTGGGGGTTGTGACGAGGGGCAAACCTTGGCGAGGGAGGTGGCAGGAGCAGTTTCTGCTCCTGGATGTTCACGTAGGTTTGTTGCTGGGGGACTTCACAGGTTGCTCTGGAGAGGGTTGGGGTTGGTGGCGCAGCGACCTGGGGCCTGGAGTTAAAGAAGACTGGGGACTGCTTGTCGTCGCTGTTGGAGGATGACAGGGAGTCTGTAGAGGTCCATTCAGCCTGAGCGCTGCCCCCGCCAGTGCTGCCCCGAGGCACCACCAAGGGTTTGGCCACTTTGGGCTTCCTCTGGATACTCAGCTTCTTAATGGTGTTGCCCCTCTCGATGTCATCGACATATTTGAGGAAGTCCAGGTCTAGCTGATAACCGTAGGGTGTTTCAACATAGTAGGGGGCCACAGAGTCCTTCTCGTCCTCTGTGCTTGGGCATCTTTGTCCTCTTTCTGAAAAAGAGACAATGAGAACATGttaattaaaggaacagtgtgcaggatttagtggtgaggactgcagattgtaaccagctgaaacttctgacTAACACATCCCAAACATGAACTCCTGATTCTTTctatgttcattgttcaggaggtttcagGAGCTGAACTACCCGCaggaggtctctttctctccaaaataaatcGCATCTGGTGATTTaagccagtaaaaacactgaataaagcactttcatgttacaaatcattggtcccttttacactgcctgttcaaggccgAAGTTTCCCACCCTTATTCCGCCTTGTCGTTCTCTAAAAGATAAGACTGCATAATGGGAGAACAGATCTGTCCCACCTTTCAGCTGGcagtggaggtagtaacagcactgaatagacatctgtgtaaaaaggaCAGCCGGCAGAATGGCTGTAACATTTAGATGACGTGTTATGTGTTCGACccagatttaaaaagcagctagaagtagttagcagctaactttaGGAAGAACAACAGCCACATATAttatgtccacaaattgggtaAACACTGAGGTTctggagctccttaccctctgggCAGAAGAGGAGATCaactgccatataacagggatggtaaattattgtttttgccatgttatgccattgttaatgtttatgTTGGGCTGCGAACGCATACGTTACATGTCACTCTAGAggctgacactgttgtgttacatgtcacgcctgtTGCATCTCTTTTGCTTCCGGGATCCCGGCATACTGTCTATAATCACACACTGATG harbors:
- the kank1a gene encoding KN motif and ankyrin repeat domain-containing protein 1a isoform X1, with the protein product MAQTMHVNGSGPERGQRCPSTEDEKDSVAPYYVETPYGYQLDLDFLKYVDDIERGNTIKKLSIQRKPKVAKPLVVPRGSTGGGSAQAEWTSTDSLSSSNSDDKQSPVFFNSRPQVAAPPTPTLSRATCEVPQQQTYVNIQEQKLLLPPPSPRFAPRHNPQVEKTLMETRLRLEQERLLMQPHSEPPMPRRRLASFGGMGSSSSLSSYSGSMAPSQISPSAHHALPINGHLPNGEYNPYYPPSMGSSIRHSPMSSGMTTPVTNVSPLHLQQIREQMVVALKKLKELEEQVKTIPILQVKIAVLQEEKRQLAAQSKNQGPGGFRKRSYSVGSADQMENPGPIQKETELHIMEPEAQEQSAQRLEEFRRLAAEVQALEKTSHDNNVTETQPHELTQNQTQQKSIGIVTDENMNNLPVTGRTSGHCLRDVGVSTERQEMHSTAVGVTEAMLGMTTEAEKEIELQQQTIESLKEKIYRLEVQLKESTHQIEMGKLKLELQAAGGSNKKKADKGLMARPEMYNACVEAKVQMRSQGVGDHLEISHANSAKTQQTVGVSCHPSVQSVGTGPEIPMDRWVVHERVEVKDQCVGRRVETRHQQVGVELNVCEVGVNTEESVDSLALCKPMTELSKESRSVGCGDCSVDVIVSPIKTLVTQGTNPDYVSKVDSGVMAAPELATQQTNTETEVASKSTNTRTAVLTDSFTDMGLITCDKHTNTAVIELRTVAAGEGLIKDVHSTAKMRSIAVGTTTDVESFLCKSSSAKTKECGVGPVSIHENFLVGLKTRNIACGPSQPTQAVRETVEVETEAAPLQAQAQGGAGLDHYIERVQKLLQEQQMLLAENYSELADAFGQPQSQFGSINSQLVSTLSSINSVMKCGSTEDILKLQSNEESSQQLRSERSHVEKTSSALTAADKPANTPAQQQQQQQISAAEQKSRMDLQMSTALHGQPCSQNTLKSIMKKKDGRPDSNGTKKNLQFVGVNGGRYETTSSDDSSSEDSSSSGSEEEEEEYKNVEGKSTREEFQPKGAEDVTKKDEEESSEKQEMRERYELSEKMLAASNVLKTHLSDPKAVSSKDLRACLNTVQHEWFRVSSQKAAVAAMVEDYLGAFRAISPAVLRHIVNMADGNGNTALHYSVSHSNFQVVKKLLDADVCNVNQQNKAGYTPIMLAALAAVETPKDMRIVEELFSKGDVNARASQAGQTGLMLAVSHGRMDMVRALLAHGADVNIQDDEGSTALMCASEHGHVEIVKLLLAQPGCDATLSDSDESNALSIALEAGHKDIAVLLYAHVNFSKAQSPGTPRLGRKTSPSPTRRSMFD
- the kank1a gene encoding KN motif and ankyrin repeat domain-containing protein 1a isoform X2; the protein is MAQTMHVNGSGPERGQRCPSTEDEKDSVAPYYVETPYGYQLDLDFLKYVDDIERGNTIKKLSIQRKPKVAKPLVVPRGSTGGGSAQAEWTSTDSLSSSNSDDKQSPVFFNSRPQVAAPPTPTLSRATCEVPQQQTYVNIQEQKLLLPPPSPRFAPRHNPQVEKTLMETRLRLEQERLLMQPHSEPPMPRRRLASFGGMGSSSSLSSYSGSMAPSQISPSAHHALPINGHLPNGEYNPYYPPSMGSSIRHSPMSSGMTTPVTNVSPLHLQQIREQMVVALKKLKELEEQVKTIPILQVKIAVLQEEKRQLAAQSKNQGPGGFRKRSYSVGSADQMENPGPIQKETELHIMEPEAQEQSAQRLEEFRRLAAEVQALEKTSHDNNVTETQPHELTQNQTQQKSIGIVTDENMNNLPVTGRTSGHCLRDVGVSTERQEMHSTAVGVTEAMLGMTTEAEKEIELQQQTIESLKEKIYRLEVQLKESTHQIEMGKLKLELQAAGGSNKKKADKGLMARPEMYNACVEAKVQMRSQGVGDHLEISHANSAKTQQTVGVSCHPSVQSVGTGPEIPMDRWVVHERVEVKDQCVGRRVETRHQQVGVELNVCEVGVNTEESVDSLALCKPMTELSKESRSVGCGDCSVDVIVSPIKTLVTQGTNPDYVSKVDSGVMAAPELATQQTNTETEVASKSTNTRTAVLTDSFTDMGLITCDKHTNTAVIELRTVAAGEGLIKDVHSTAKMRSIAVGTTTDVESFLCKSSSAKTKECGVGPVSIHENFLVGLKTRNIACGPSQPTQAVRETVEVETEAAPLQAQAQGGAGLDHYIERVQKLLQEQQMLLAENYSELADAFGQPQSQFGSINSQLVSTLSSINSVMKCGSTEDILKLQSNEESSQQLRSERSHVEKTSSALTAADKPANTPAQQQQQQQISAAEQKSRMDLQMSTALHGQPCSQNTLKSIMKKKDGRPDSNGTKKNLQFVGVNGGYETTSSDDSSSEDSSSSGSEEEEEEYKNVEGKSTREEFQPKGAEDVTKKDEEESSEKQEMRERYELSEKMLAASNVLKTHLSDPKAVSSKDLRACLNTVQHEWFRVSSQKAAVAAMVEDYLGAFRAISPAVLRHIVNMADGNGNTALHYSVSHSNFQVVKKLLDADVCNVNQQNKAGYTPIMLAALAAVETPKDMRIVEELFSKGDVNARASQAGQTGLMLAVSHGRMDMVRALLAHGADVNIQDDEGSTALMCASEHGHVEIVKLLLAQPGCDATLSDSDESNALSIALEAGHKDIAVLLYAHVNFSKAQSPGTPRLGRKTSPSPTRRSMFD
- the kank1a gene encoding KN motif and ankyrin repeat domain-containing protein 1a isoform X3, encoding METRLRLEQERLLMQPHSEPPMPRRRLASFGGMGSSSSLSSYSGSMAPSQISPSAHHALPINGHLPNGEYNPYYPPSMGSSIRHSPMSSGMTTPVTNVSPLHLQQIREQMVVALKKLKELEEQVKTIPILQVKIAVLQEEKRQLAAQSKNQGPGGFRKRSYSVGSADQMENPGPIQKETELHIMEPEAQEQSAQRLEEFRRLAAEVQALEKTSHDNNVTETQPHELTQNQTQQKSIGIVTDENMNNLPVTGRTSGHCLRDVGVSTERQEMHSTAVGVTEAMLGMTTEAEKEIELQQQTIESLKEKIYRLEVQLKESTHQIEMGKLKLELQAAGGSNKKKADKGLMARPEMYNACVEAKVQMRSQGVGDHLEISHANSAKTQQTVGVSCHPSVQSVGTGPEIPMDRWVVHERVEVKDQCVGRRVETRHQQVGVELNVCEVGVNTEESVDSLALCKPMTELSKESRSVGCGDCSVDVIVSPIKTLVTQGTNPDYVSKVDSGVMAAPELATQQTNTETEVASKSTNTRTAVLTDSFTDMGLITCDKHTNTAVIELRTVAAGEGLIKDVHSTAKMRSIAVGTTTDVESFLCKSSSAKTKECGVGPVSIHENFLVGLKTRNIACGPSQPTQAVRETVEVETEAAPLQAQAQGGAGLDHYIERVQKLLQEQQMLLAENYSELADAFGQPQSQFGSINSQLVSTLSSINSVMKCGSTEDILKLQSNEESSQQLRSERSHVEKTSSALTAADKPANTPAQQQQQQQISAAEQKSRMDLQMSTALHGQPCSQNTLKSIMKKKDGRPDSNGTKKNLQFVGVNGGYETTSSDDSSSEDSSSSGSEEEEEEYKNVEGKSTREEFQPKGAEDVTKKDEEESSEKQEMRERYELSEKMLAASNVLKTHLSDPKAVSSKDLRACLNTVQHEWFRVSSQKAAVAAMVEDYLGAFRAISPAVLRHIVNMADGNGNTALHYSVSHSNFQVVKKLLDADVCNVNQQNKAGYTPIMLAALAAVETPKDMRIVEELFSKGDVNARASQAGQTGLMLAVSHGRMDMVRALLAHGADVNIQDDEGSTALMCASEHGHVEIVKLLLAQPGCDATLSDSDESNALSIALEAGHKDIAVLLYAHVNFSKAQSPGTPRLGRKTSPSPTRRSMFD